The Actinotalea sp. JY-7876 sequence GGGTGCCGGCGCGGACCGCGTCGCGGCCGTCCTGGCCGGCGGCGGCGTCGTGCTGCTGGACACCGCGCTCGACGACGACCTGCGTGCGGAGGGCTTCGCGCGCGACGTCGTGCGCGCGGTCCAGGACGAGCGCAAGGCCGCCGGGCTCCAGGTCTCGGACCGGATCCGGCTGTCGCTCACCGTCGCCGCGGAGCACGTGCCGGCCGTGGAGGCCCACCGCGCGATGATCGCGGAGGAGACGCTCGCGCTCGCGCTCGAGGTGGCCGCCGGCTCGCCCGAGGGCGTCGCCGACGTGCGGGTGGCGCGCGTGGACGGGGCGGACCGATGAGCGGGCTCGGCGGCAGCGACGCGCTGCGCGAGGTCTACGCCGGCATCCTCGACCGGGCGCCGGAGCACGACTTCGAGCCCACGCTCGACCGCATGCGCGAGGTCTGCGACCTGCTCGGCAACCCCGAGCGGGCGTTCCGCGTCGTGCACGTGGGCGGCACCAACGGCAAGACGTCCACGAGCCGCATGGTCGAGCGCCTGCTGCGCGAGCACGGGCTGCGCACCGGGCGGTTCACGAGCCCGCACCTGACGTCGGTCACCGAGCGCATCGCGATCGACGGCGAGCCGGTGAGCGAGGAGCGCTTCGTCGAGCTCTGGCAGGACGTCGCGCCGTACGTCCACATGGTCGACCAGCGCTCGCAGGCGGCGGGCGGGCCGCGGATGAGCTTCTTCGAGGTGCTCACCGTGATGGCGTTCGCGGCCTTCGCGGACGCTCCGGTCGACGTCGCCGTGATCGAGGTGGGCCTCGGCGGGGACTGGGACTCGACCAACGTGGTGCAGTCCGACGTCGCCGTCATCACGCCGATCTCCTACGACCACGAGCGCTGGCTCGGGCACGACCTCGTCGACATCGCGGGCGTCAAGGCCGGCATCGTCAAGGAGGGGTCGACCCTCGTCCTGGCGCAGCAGCGCGAGGAGGCGGAGGGCGTCGTGCTCGCGGCCGCCGCGGAGCGGGGCGCGCGCGTGCTGCGCGAGGGCGTCGACCTCGAGGTCGTGGAGCGCCAGGTCGCCGTCGGCGGCCAGCTCGTGGTGCTGCGGACCGCGGCTGCCGTCTACGCGGACATCTTCCTGCCGCTGCACGGCGCCCACCAGGCGCACAACGCCCTGCTCGCCCTGACGGCGGTCGAGGTGCTGCTGCGCGACGGCGGCGCGCTCGCGGGTCCGACCGTCGAGGCCGCGTTCGCGGGCATGGACTCGCCGGGGCGGCTCGAGGTGGTCCGCACGTCGCCGACCGTCCTGGTCGACGCGGCGCACAACCCCGCCGGCATCGAGGCCCTCTCGCTCGGTGTCCAGGAGGCGTTCGCGTTCGCGCGGCTGGTCGGTGTCGTCGGCGTGCTCGACGACAAGGACGCCGAGCAGATCCTCGCGGGCCTCGAGCCGCTCCTGGACGAGGTCGTGGTCTCGCGCTCGAGCAGCCCGCGCGCGACCGACGTCGAGGAGCTCGCGGAGGTCGCGCGCGAGGTCTTCGGCGAGGACCGCGTGCACGTCGCCGAGCGCCTCGACGAGGCCGTCTCGCTCGCGGCCGAGCTGTCCGAGGCCGGCACGGACGGCTCGCCGACGGGCGCGGGCGTGCTCGTCACCGGCTCGGTCACCATGGCGGCGGAGGCGCGG is a genomic window containing:
- a CDS encoding folylpolyglutamate synthase/dihydrofolate synthase family protein, with translation MSGLGGSDALREVYAGILDRAPEHDFEPTLDRMREVCDLLGNPERAFRVVHVGGTNGKTSTSRMVERLLREHGLRTGRFTSPHLTSVTERIAIDGEPVSEERFVELWQDVAPYVHMVDQRSQAAGGPRMSFFEVLTVMAFAAFADAPVDVAVIEVGLGGDWDSTNVVQSDVAVITPISYDHERWLGHDLVDIAGVKAGIVKEGSTLVLAQQREEAEGVVLAAAAERGARVLREGVDLEVVERQVAVGGQLVVLRTAAAVYADIFLPLHGAHQAHNALLALTAVEVLLRDGGALAGPTVEAAFAGMDSPGRLEVVRTSPTVLVDAAHNPAGIEALSLGVQEAFAFARLVGVVGVLDDKDAEQILAGLEPLLDEVVVSRSSSPRATDVEELAEVAREVFGEDRVHVAERLDEAVSLAAELSEAGTDGSPTGAGVLVTGSVTMAAEARILFGRG